A region of the Mesoterricola sediminis genome:
AGTTGCGCATCCGGTTGCGGACGATGAAGTCCTGGACGTCGCCCATCATCTTCAGGGCGAACTCGATGGAGAAGATGCAGGTGTTCTGGGCCTGGTCCTCCTTGAGGATGTCGGCCTGGACCGTGCCGCGCAGCGCCGCCAGGGACGCCTCGCGCACCTGGGCCTCCTCCACGGGGGTGAGGGGGCCCTCGGCGCGGCGCTTCTCCAGCTGCTGGTCGACGGCCGCGTTGAAGAACATGGCCAGGATGACGGGGGCCGGCCCGTTGATGGTCATGGACACGGAGGTGGCCGGGTCGCAGAGGTCGAAGCCCTGGAAGAGCCGCTTCATGTCGTCCAGGGTGGCCACGCTCACCCCGCTCTCGCCGATCTTCCCGTAGATGTCGGGGCGCTCGTGCGGGTCCTCCCCGTAGAGGGTCACCGAGTCGAAGGCCGTGGAGAGGCGGCGGGAGGCGTCGCCCTGGCAGAGGAAGTGGAACCGGCGGTTGGTGCGCTCCGGGCCGCCCTCGCCGGCGAACTGGCGCTTGGGATCCTCGTCGGTGCGGCGGAAGGGGAAGACGCCGGCGGTGAAGGGGAAGCTCCCGGGAACGTTCTCCAGCCGGAGGAAGCGCACCAGGTCGCCGTAGCGGTCCGTGGCGGGCAGCTCCACCTTGCGCACGGGGGTTCCCGCCAGGGAGGTCACCGTCAGGGGGACCTTCACCTCCCGGTCCCGCACCGCGTAGGTGAAGGCGTCGCCCCCGTAGGCGGCCTTCAGGGCCTCCCAGCGCGCCAGGAGGCGCTCCCCCTCGGGGCCAAGGTCCGCCCGGGCGCGGGCGGCGGCCGCCGCCGCCTCGGGCACCTCCGCCGCGGCCGTCTCCAGGGCCTGGAGGCGGTCCGCCTTGGCGGCGAGGGCCTCGGTGTCCCGGTGGTAGGCGCGCACGGCGGAGACGATCTCCTGGAGGTAGCGGGCCCGACCGAAGGGGACGATGGGGGCGGCCCGGTCACTGGAGAAGGCGAGGGGGCCCGGATCGGGGAGGGCGGAGGCCAGCGGCAGGCCGTGGTCCTCCCGGAGGCGGGCCAGGAGGTCCAGGTAGAGGCGGTCCACCCCCGGATCATCGAAATGGCCGGCCACCGTGCCGTACACGGGCAGGGCCTCGTCCGGCACCTGGGCGGGGAGGCCCCGGTTCCGGCGCACCTGGCGCCGGACCGCATGGAGGGCGTCCTCGCTGCGCTTGTCCTCGAACTTGTTGACCACCACGAGGCGGGCGAAGTCCAGCATGTTGATCTTCTCGAGCTGGGTCCCGGCGCCGAAGTCGCTCGTCATGACGTACACGGGCAGGTCCGACATCTCCGTGATCTCGGTATCCGCCTGGCCGATGCCGCTCGTCTCCACCAGCACGAGGCTGGCCCCGGCCGCCTGGAGGACGGCTGCGCCCGCCCGCACCCGCGCCGCCAGGTCCGGGCCGCCGGCCACGCTGCGGAAGAAGACCCGGGGATCCGAGGCCGTGCCCATGCGGAGGCGGTCCCCCAGGAGGGCCCCGCCGGAGGCCTTGCGGGTGGGATCGATGGCGAGCACGGCCACGCGCAGGTCCGGATGGTCCAGGAGGAGCCTGCGGACCAGTTCATCCACCAGGGAACTCTTGCCCGCCCCGCCGGTGCCCGTGAACCCGATGACCGGGCAGCGCGAGCCGGGAGCGGGGGGCTCCCCGCCGTCCAGGGCCGCGCCGAGGGCCCGGGCCAGGCCCGGCCGGTCCGACCAGGCCGCCGCGGGACGGGGGCGCGGTTCCGGCGACCGGGCCCGGCCCAGCAGGTCGGCGATCATGCCGTCCACCCCCAGGCGCATGCCGTCGTCCGGCGTGTAGATCTTCTCCACCCCCGCGGCCTCCAGGGCCGCCGCCTCCGCGGGAAGGATGACCCCGCCCCCGCCGCCGAAGACCCGCACGTGCCCCGCCCCCGCCTCCCGCAGCCGGCGGGCGAGGTAGGTGAAGAAATCCACGTGGCCGCCCTGGTACGAACTGACGCACACCGCGTCCGCGTCCTCCTCCACCGCGGCCTTCACGATCTCGTCCACGCCCCGGTTGTGGCCCAGGTGGACCACCTGGGCCCCCTGGGCCACCAGGAGGCGCCGCACCAGGTTGATGGCGGCGTCATGGCCGTCGAAGAGGGCCGCGGCGGTGATGATCCGGATCGGCTGGTCGGTTCCCTTCATGGAGGCTCCGGGGTGGGCGAGACATGTTCTCATTCTCCGTCAGGCCAAGGGAAGCTTCCGGACGGCGTCAGGGCCCCAGGGCCCGGAGGAAGGGCAGGGCTTCCGCGAGGACCGCCGTCCGCGCCTCCAGATGGGGCGCGTGGGCGCAGGCGGGCAACAGGGTGCCGCGGCCACCCGTCGCCGCGGCGATGGCCGCCACCTGGGCCGGCGTGCCGTAGGGGTCCGCCGCGCCCTGGAGGGCCAGCACCGGGGCCCGGACGGCCCGCTGTTCCTCCACGATGGACCAGCCGCGGTGGGCCTCGGAAAGCCAGAGTCCGGCCCAGCCCTCGAACATGGCGTCCAGGCCGGCGCCGTGGTGCCGGGCCAGGCCCCGGCGGAGGCCGCCCTCCCGGTAGGCCTTCAGGGCCGTGGCCACGCCGGTCCGGGTGACCTCCTCCACGAAGACGTGGGCCGCCAGGGTCAGGACTCCCAGGGGCCGGTCCGGGAAACGGGCCGCGAAGCGCAGCGCGAAGGTGCCCCCGTCGCTGTGGCCCACGAGGACCGGGCGAGCGATGCCACAGGCGTCGAGGACGGCGGGCAGGGCGACCTCCGGTTCCGCGTCGAAGTCGGCGCGGGTCTGGGGGCGGGTCCGGGGCTCGGCGCCCCCGTGGCCATAGCGGTCGTACACGAGGGCCGGCCATCCCAGGGCGCCCGCGAGGGCGTCGGGGAAGTCCCGCCACTGGGTGACGCTGCCCAGGGCCTCGTGCAGGAAGACCAGGGTGGGGGCGTCCGGACGAGCTTCCGGTGGCAGAAGCCGCCGGGCCCGCAGCCGGCGGCCACAGGCCTGGAGGGCGAAGGTCTCCGAGGGAAGGGATGGGACGGGAATCACGGGGGGCATTCTGGCACAGCCCGCCCGGGCTTTCACGCCTTACATTCGATCCTTAAATATTGAAATGTCGAATGATCGTGAACCTCAGGCCTCCTGGCGCCTCAGCCAGAGGTTGTAGGCGTACATGCTGGCCGCGGAGCAGAGGCCGATGGCCGCCAGGATGACCCAGCCCGTGGTGGCGGCCCGGGGGTCCAGGCGGAGCAGGCCGTTGGGCAGCTTCTCGGCCCCCCGGCACATGATGCCGTTGAAGAGGTAGGCGCCGGCGGGGCCGCCGATGAGGGCCCCGACCGCCATGGGGATGTTGGCGTAGCCCAGGAAGAGGCCCTCCTGGCCCTTGGGCGCCAGGGAGCCGATGTACTCGTAGAGCCGGGAGGACGCGAAGAGCTCGCCGAAGGCGATCAGGGCCACCGTGAGCACGATGAACAGGGAGCCCATGGGCACGAGGCCCGCCACGGAGGCCGAGACCCCGCCCGCCGCGAAGACCGGCACCAGGTTGATGAGCATGGAGAGCCCGATGATCACCGTGCCCACCACGATGGACTTGATGGGGGCCAGCTTGCCGAAGGTGAGGGTGATCAGCATCTGGAAGCAGACGATGACCAGGGGGTTGGCCATGGTGTACAGGTCCATGGCCGGGGACAGCTCCACCGTGCGCTTCACGTAGAGGGGCAGCAGGTTGTAGACCTGGTTGTAGATGAAGTAGAAGCCGCTGGACACCACGAGGAACATGGTGAAGCGGCCGTTGGCCAGGACCTTGAACATGCCGGCCAGGATGTCGCCGAGGGGGCGGGAGGGTTTGCGCGCGGTGTTGCCCATCTCCACGTCCGGGTCCTTGAAGACCACGAGCACCACGAAGAACGCCACCACCGCGGCGGCCATGGAGACCGCGAAGATGGCGCTCAGGTCGAAGCGGCGCCGGAAGTAGAAGGCCACGCCGCGCCCGACCAGGCTGCCGACGTTGATGATCATGTAGAAGATGCCGAAGCCCAGGGTCTTGCGGGCGCCGGCCGTCTTCTGCACCGTGCCGGCGATGCAGGGCTTCACGATGCTGCCGCCCAGGCCGATCATCACCACCCCGGCGATGATGGGCACGGCGGTGCGCCAGCCCACCGTCACCTCGGCGCTCAGGGTGGGCGAGAGGCGGGCCCCCCCGAACCACACGGGCCAGCCCATGAGGAAGTAGGCCACGGCCAGGAGGACGAAGGCGACGAGGAGGCTCCGCTTGAAGCCGTACTGGTCCGCCAGGGAGCCCGACAGGATGGGCAGGAAGTAGACCAGGAACCACAGGACGCTCGAATTGAGGAAGCTGGGCCAGTACGCGCCGAAGCCCAGCTGGCCCAGGTAGAGGACCACGAAGCTGGCCATGGCGTAGTAGGCGGCCCGCTCGAAAAGTTCGGTGCCGTTGGCGGTCCAGAAGCTGCTCGGGAAGGCGGGTGCCGTCCCGGGGGTCGGGCGCTGCGAAGTCATGGAAGCTCCAGATCGGTACCCGATCAGCTTCGCACGCCCGGGTGGGGCCTTCCAGGGCTCAGTCGGCGGGGGCCGCCGCAGGGGGCAGGGGCCGGGGACCCGCCACGTCCAGGAGGCTCTCCCCCGGCAGGGCCCAGACCCGGGTGAAGGCCGCCGGAGCTGGCAGGTCCAGGGGCGCCAGATCCTCCGCGAGGGCCGGCGCCTGCGCCGGGGCCGGCGAGCTGTCCGGGATCGCCCGGGGCGCGTCCGGAACCTGGAGGGGGGAGAGGCGGAGGCCCAGGAGCTGGTCCACCTGGGCGGCCGTCGTCGGGGACAGGGCCGGGCTGCTGATCTGGGCGGCCGCGGGGTCTGGCCAGGCGTCCAACTGGAAGGCCACCTCCAGGCCCGCGCTGTCCGGGGCCTCGGCCACCCGGATGACCGCGGGGGCCCAGGCTTCCGCCCGGGCCTCCGTGCAGACCACGTCGGCCCGCAGGGCTTCCGGTTGGCCTTCCGCCTCGGCGGGCGCGCAGGCCAGGCGCAGCGCCAGGAGGGACTGCCCTCGCCCGTCCTCCACGAGGAAGCGGGCTTCACCGGTCGCCACCGGCACCGCGTGGACCTCCCCGGGCCGCAGCACCACCTGGCGCGTGGAGCCGCCGGGGCTGGCCGGGGCCGAGAGCGTCCAGGTGCCCTGGGAGCGGTTCACCAGCTGGAAGGTGCCGGCCTGGGCCGGCGCCAGGGCCGCCAGGGCCAGGAGAAACGGGGTGAGCGAACGCGGCATGGACGGTCCTTGGTGCGGGATGCACGCTTCCCTGGATGGCCTCCACCAAATAAAGGTTTCATTTGGTAGGACGCTGGTCACAAATCGGAGGGGCCTATCCGAAATACCCCGGCCCGGATGGTAGGTTCTTGGAAGAGGTGTGCGGTGGCCAAGTCGTCCTGGTTGAAGCCTTTCCCCTGGCGCCACGCCGTGCAGGCGGCCTTCCTGGGCCTCTGCGCGTGGATCGGCGTCGAGTTCCACCTGTTCATGACCTGGTGTGCCGATCCCGCCAACGCCGCCTACGTGCCGCACCCGCCCGGGGCCGAGGCCTTCCTGCCCATCAGCGCCCTGCTCAGCCTCAAGTACTGGATCCTGACCGGCCGGATCTGCGAGCTGCATCCCGCCGGCTTCTTCGTCTTCGTGGCGGTCCTCCTGGTGGCCCTCCTCCTGCGCAAGGCCTTCTGCGCCTGGATCTGTCCCGTGGGCACCCTGGGCGAGCTCCTGGAGCGCCTGGGCGCGCGGATCCTGCCCCGGCGGTTCGCGCCCCCCCGCTGGGTGGACCTGCCCCTGCGGGGCCTCAAGTACCTCCTCCTCGCCTTCTTCGCCTGGACCACCCTCCGCATGGACCTGCCCGCCCTGGGCGCCTTCCTCTACAGCCCCTTCAACGCCGCGGCGGACCTGCGCATGTACGGCTTCTTCGCCCACATCAGCCCGACGACCTTCACCGTGATCGCCCTCCTGGCCCTCCTGGGGCTGGCGGTGGAGAACGCCTGGTGCCGCTACCTCTGCCCCTACGGCGCCCTCCTGGGCCTGCTGGCCTTCGCCAGCCCCCTCAAGATCCGGCGCGAGGCCGCCACCTGCACCGGGTGCCGGAAATGCACGCGCGCCTGTCCCGCCCGGATCCAGGTGCATGCCGTGCGGACCGTGCGCACCGATGACTGCTCCGCCTGCTACCGCTGCGTGGCGGCCTGCCCCGAGAAGGCGACCCTCCGCATGAACGCCCCCGGCGGCCGGGCTGTTCCCACCTGGCTCTTCGCGGTCCTCGTCCTCGCCCTCTTCGGCGGCGTCACCGGCTTCGCCATGGCCACCGGCCAGTGGCGCACCGTGATCACCCCCCAGGACTACCGGCAGCTCTACCTGGAGGACCGGTAGGGGCAGGACCGGGCGGGACCCGCGACGGGGCCTTGCCCCCGGGCAGGGCACGTTGGATATTGAGCGGGGAAAGACCCGGTCAAGTCGTGGTATTCCACCCTCTTGCAATCATTTATTTAAAGTTTTATGTGCAGCCCGCCCCGCCAGATCTGCCATCCGCGGGCAGGAGGGTGCTGTCCACGGCCTCACCGGGGTCTGGGCGGGCCCGCGGGTTATCCTAGGCTCCCAGCCCCATCCCTGACATGCGAGACCTCCGGCGCCGGGCGCCCTCGCCCGAACCTGCCCCAGGTGTTGCATGCGTCCTTTGCCCGGCATCACGCGCCTCCTTGTCCTCGGCCTGACGACGCTTCCGGTGGCCGGCCAGGCGTTCCAGTCCTCCTTCTCGGAGGTGCAGTACGACCGGGCGCGGACCCCGGTGACCCTGAACGGTCCCGTCGAAGTGGACGGGCCCTCGGGCGCGGTGTCCATCGATTTCAAGCTGGGCCCCGGCATCGGCCGGGGAGCCCTCCACTTCACCCCCGCCCTCCGGGGTCGGTTCGCCGCCACCCTCTGGGGGGAGCAGATCACGGGCACCCCCCCCGACGCCTGGCCCAACCTCTGGTGTGACAGAGCCATGGCCTATCAGGCCGTGGTCGCCTGGTACAACTCCTGGTACAGCCAGTACACGGTGATGAGCGGCGGGGGCGCCTCCTTCAGTCCGGGAACCTTCGATCTCCTGCTGAACGATTCCCACCGCCACAACCTGACGACGAATTTCACCCTGCCGGACGGCACCTCCAGTTCCATGATCGGGGATCCCCCAGCGGAGATGGTCGCGGACAGGGGCCGAGCCGTCCTCACGGCCTTCAATTATCCGTCCTCGACCCAGGTGTGCGGGCTCAATGCCCGGGGGGACGCCTATGATTTCAAGGTACCTTTCATCAAGGTGGGGGCGCGGGATGAATTGATCCTGGGCCTGGAGGACCCGGCCTTCCCCCTCATGAGCGAGGTGGACCAGAACAACGCGGATTGGGTGGCGGGCGATCCTTCCTTCTACCAGTACTTTCCCCGCAGGATCCTCGTCGTCACCGGCGAGGTGGCCGTGGAATACGTGTACGACTACCCCACGTACGCGAACGTATCCGTTCCCTTCCCACGGACGATCAACCACAGCTACGGGAAGGAGTACGCGCCCCTCCGGACCGGCCGCTATCAGGTCCGCCGGATCCTGGACCGGTTCGGGGAGGCCATCGAATTCAACCACAACCCGGCCGGCCAGAACAACGGGGTGGATTTCGATGCCACCTGGACCCGCAACGGAGAACCGATCGTCGCGGGGGAGCGGCTGGAGGTGCGCCTCCAGCCGGTGCCGACCGGCGCGCCGGTCTCCTTTCCGATCCTCCAGGATCCGCGGTTGAGCGCCTATCCCACCGAGCAGGGCACGGTCACGTTCACCTACGTGGGCGACGGCTTCGGGGGTCAGTCCCGCTACATCCTGGAGGGCACCACCAACATCGGCGGGACCATCAACGGTGGCATCCAGCCGGACCTGTTCCGGACGAACGTCCAGCCCCTTCGCCTGCGGCGGGAGGGCAGCGGCGTCGATGGCGACACCGGGGAGGACGTGACCTTCGGCTACCAGACCCGCGGCGCCCGCGAGGGCGAAGGGCTGCAGGTGGTGGAGGCGCAGACCCAGACCGCCGTCCCCGTCGCGGTGACCCAGCTGTACCAGGTCACCATGCCCGGGCGCACCGTGACCCTGACCTGGAAGGCCTATCCCTGGCGGAAGAACCTGTGCGGTTCCGATGTCTTCACCGGCTTCCTGCCCGCGCCGCCCTATGCCTACCCCCAGTATTTCTTCGGGGTGTCGGCCATCCAGGACAACAACCGGGTGACGACCCACACCCGGGTCGTGCCCACGCCCGACTTCAGCAGCGCCTCCAGTGGCGGCTGGGCGGACACCGCCTTCTACGACGCGATCACCCATCCGGACCAGTCCGTCACCCTGACCCTGTACACCGGGCCCATTCCCGGCACGACATCCGTGACCCCGGGCACCAGCAGCGACCAGGATCTGGTCCAGACCCTCGCCTTCCTGAAGCACCAGGTCCGGGAGATCCGGCATTATGCGCCGGGCACCGACTGGCAGTCGGACCTGGGCGTCGAGGCCGCCTCCAGCAGCGCCTTCTCCATCGAGCGCCTCGACCGGTTCACCTTCTGCAGGGTGGGCAATCCCACGGGCGCCCTCACCGTCGCCAGCATCCCCGATCTGGCCCGCAAGCAGAGTCTGAACAAGGACACGGGCGTCCTCCGGCTGGAGGAGAAACGCGATTGGGACGGCGGGAACCGTGGATGGAAAACCTTCGTGAACCGGGCCTACACCGCCCCGCTGTTCACCTTCGAGTGGGGCTACCCGGACCTGGCGCCGGCCGCGCCGCCCGCATCCTCCTTCGACCAGTCCACCACCAAGACCTACCAGTCCGACTGGCTGAACTGGTGGCCCGCCAGGTCAGCCACCGAATCGAAAACCGGGCAGCCGACCCGGACCCTCGTCTGGGAGGCCAGCGGAAACCTCCTCAGCTCCACCTTGGACGCCGGCGGGGGCTCCGTGACCACCGCCTTTACCTACCTCAGCGGCACCAACCGCCTGGGTTCGGTCACCCTTTCAGGCGCCGCTCCTGTCGGCGTGGGCCTGGGTCAGTCCGGCGACGTGGGCATCGATCAGTATGAGTATGACGCGCGGGGCTTCCTGACGTCCATCAAGCCTAAAGGCGTGGCGTGGACGCTCCGGCAGACCCAGGATGCCTTCGGCCGCCCCCTGAGCCAGACCCAGGCGGACGGGGTGACCCACGGCTACCAGTGGGACGCGGCTGGCCGTCTGAAGGCCATTCTCCCCGCCTCGTCTCTGGAGGCCCCCACCTCCATCACCTATGACGCCGACAACCTCGGGGCGACGGTCACCCGGGGTGCCCTGGGTCCCCAGAGCAAGGTCCGGTACAATGGATTCGGGGAACTGATCCTGGTCCAACGGGCCATGGGGACGGGCACTTGGTCCCACCAGCGGCTCGACTACGATGTGCTCGGCCGAAAGGTCACGGAGACCGTTTGGCTTCCCGGCAGCGGGAGCGAAACGGAGAGCACGGCCAGCGTGGCCGCCACTCGGTACGGCTTCGATGCCCACGGGAGGCCCAGCAGCCTGCTCGACCCCAATGGCGTGGCCACCGGAACCACCTACGCCGGGCTCTCCCGGATGGTCACCGTCGCGGGTGGCACCGCGGCCGAAAAAACCACGGAATTCGTCTCGGACCCCCTGGGTCGGACGGTCCTCATCAAGAACCTGTCCCAGGGCGACGACCAGACCCGCATGACCTTTGACGACGGCGGCCGGATCCTGGAGGTCGTCCAGAGCGGTGGAGGCCGGAGCCAGTCGCGGCAGTGGGCGTACGGCCCCCTCTACTGGCTGACGGCGCTGACCCAGCCGGAAAGCGGGACCACCCTGTACAGCCAGTTCACCGTCCAGGGGAAACCGGGGGCCACCACGTACGGGGTCCAAGGCCTGGAGGTGACCCGCGTCTACGATGCCCTCGGGCGCGTGGTCTCGGTGTCCTCGGCCGGCGTGGCTGGCGGACCTTCCAGTGTCCAGCAATCCTTCGCCTATGACCGCGACCCGGTCACAAGTGCAATCGTGCCCGGCAAGCTCCTGCGGGCCCAGGATGGGGCCATTTCCCAGGCCTACACCTACAATGCCGCGACGGGGTGGCTGGAGACCCTCGCCACGACCATCGAGGGGACCACCTACACCCAGGCCTTTGCCACGAACCCCTACGGCAACCGGATCGGCACGACTTTCCAGGGTCTGGAAGGCGAGGCTCCCCGGACCCTCGCGACCGCCTTCAACGATGCGCTCGGGCTGCCCATGGAGGTCCTGCACCGGATCGGGGAGGGGGCCTCGAAGCGGCTGGGATTCGTGAATTCCGTCGACCCCGTGACCGGGAATCCCCTCTCCCTGGTCTATGGCAGCCAGGGGGCCTCCTCCTTCTTCACCTGCCGGCCCGACCAGGTTGGGCTGACCTCCATCAGCCATTACGTGGGAGGAAATGCCTCCCCGTACCGCCAGTGGACGTACACCTACGACCTGGCGGGCCGGCTCACGGGGGATGGGGAGAATACCTATGGGTACGACGCCCTGGACCGCCTGGTCTCCGCGACGGTCCCCGTGCCGCACGGCGTGACCCTCACGCAGACCTTTGCCTACGATGCCTTCGGTAACATGACCAAGAGCCAGACCGATAGCTCCTCGGCGGCCGCCATGCCCTGGATCAACAATTTCCTGTTCACGGGGGCGGAACTCGACCATCTGGCGAATACCAACCAGTTGCCCGGCGGAGCCATTGGTGTGCCGACGGGCGCCACCTATGATGCCTACGGGAACCTGATCCAGATCTACGCCAAGGCCGGTTCCTCCGGATACCCCTCCCTGAACCTCGCGTACGATGCCCTGGGCCGGGTGGTCCGCATGGTCTACCAGGAGACGGCCGCGAGCGTGCCCCAGGTAGAGGAGTACGCCTATGGAGCCGATGGCCTGCGGGCCTGGATCCGGACCCTGACGGGCGGGGTCCTTTCGACGATCAAGCACAAGGTCTATAACGATAAGCGTCAGCTCGTTTCGGAGTACGAAGCGCAATACGCCCCCTGATCTACCGTCCGGTGTCTGGCAGGCCATCCCTCCGAAACTCAAGCGAGCAGCCATGTTGAACCTCTTCCTTCGCGCCGCAGCCCTCCTCCTCGCCGTCACCCTCGTCCCGGCCCAGGCCCAGACCGGGTCGACGGCTGTCACCCCACCCAAGAAAGCCCTGGCCGCGGGGGCGGGGGGAACCGAGCCCTCCAACGCGCGGATCCTGCTGCCGGCCACGTCCCCCTTCCTGGCCACCGCAGGGGTGCCGGTCGAGTTCAGTGGCGACCTGAACGGTGGGCGATCCCCGAAGTGGACGTTGAACGGCGTCCAGATCGCCACGGGTCTGGGTCCCTTCACCTACACCTTCAGCGCCGCCGGGACGTACACCGTCAACTTCGTGGTCCTTCCGGACAGCGTCTACGCCGGCAGCACCGCATCCGTGGTCGTGCAGGTGATGGCCGCCCAGACCAGGCCGGCCATCTCCGCCTTCACCGCCTCGCCGGCCAGCGTGCCCTTTGGTGGCACCAGCACCCTGGCCTGGTCCACGAGCGGAGGGACGAGTTACACCCTGAGCCCGGGCGGAGGGGTCTCGACCCCCTCCGGGTCCCTTGGGGTGCAGCCCACGGCCACCACCACGTACACCCTCTCGGTCACCAACGGGGTGGGCACCACCCAGGCCACTGCGACCGTCGTGGTCTCCCCCGTGACGGTGACCATCTCGCCCAAGCCCGCCGGGACCTCCGTGGCCGCCGGCAGCGTGAACACCTTCTATGCGACCCTGGCGGGGGTGGGAGGCAGTGCCTCGCAGCAGATCGCCTGGACCGCCTCCGGGGGATCGCCCACCTCGTTCACCGGGCCCGCCTTCACGTGGACCGCGCCCGCGACCGGAACCCCGGTGACCATCACCGCCGCCAGCGTCGCGAACCCCGCGGCGTCCGACAGCTTCACCCTGAACGCAGTACCCCCGGCCACCGTCGCGCTGACCACGCTCCGGGCGGCGATCAATCAGGGCGAGAGCACCGTGCTGAACTGGTCCGTCTCCGGTGCGTCCGCCCAGACCCTGAACGGGGAGCCCGTTGAAGCCAACGGGAGCAGATCGGTCAGCCCCACGACCACGACCACCTATGTCCTGGCCGCCACCAACGCGATGCAGGTCCAGACCGTCCAGACCCTGACCGTGAAGGTGATGGGGATCCTGGGCTGGAAGCGCGACATCGTCTACCTCGGGACGCGCGAAGTGGGTGTCGTCGAAAACAATGGCACCCTGCACACCACCCTCGTGGACAGCCTCGGAAGCCCCCGCTTCGAGGTCAACGAGGCCGGCACCGTGGAAGGCGAGCAGAAGTACCTGCCCTTCGGCATGCTCGCCTGGCCAGGGGAGAAACTGGAAACCGGCAAGGGGTTCACGGGGCACGAGCAGACCGATCCGTCGGGGCTCATCTACATGCAGGCTAGGTTCTACCTGCCCATGTATGGACGCTTCGCCAGCCCCGAACCGGCTAGAGATCAGCACTTCGAAGAGACGCAGTCCTGGAACATCTACAGCTACGTGCGGAACAATCCCATTACGCATACAGACCCAACCGGGATGTTTGATGATGGCGTTGCCGAAGCACTGGCAACTGCCCACGAAAGGATTGGAGAACGGTTCGGTCCTGAAGCATCGAGGCAATTCAACAATGGTGCAGGGACCGCATACGCTGCCGGTGCTGCAGCGACGGTTGCACCTTATGCGGCAGCAGAAGCTGGTGCAGGCACAGCCCTAGCGGCAGGTGGTAGATGGCTCGCTGGTCGTGGGAGAGCTATTGGTGCTGGATTAACATTCGCGGGGAACTACTTAATAGAAAAGTCCGGGCATGTTAAGGATGCCGTCCTTCGGGGGGCGGGGGCGGCCAAGGACGGCCTCTCTAATCTCCTATCTCGTGGCAGTGGGGCAAGCTTTGACTGGAACCGAGCCGGCCATATTTTTAGAGATGCAGAAGGGCATGTGAACCCTACAACCAAGGCTGGGCAGGAAGCAGCAGCCGCAATGTTCCAAGGTGTTACCCAGAACAGCAGGAACTTGGTTGATTCTGCTCAAGCCGTTCAAAGAGGACTGATGACTGCTGACGCGGCAAAGAATGGAGTTCAGGCATTCGTGCAGAATACGCAACAGGGTTAGGTTTGGGTTCTAACGAGGGCAGATAAGATTATTAATGCCGGCGTTAATGCGATTAAGGAAAAAAGATGAATC
Encoded here:
- a CDS encoding RHS repeat-associated core domain-containing protein gives rise to the protein MLNLFLRAAALLLAVTLVPAQAQTGSTAVTPPKKALAAGAGGTEPSNARILLPATSPFLATAGVPVEFSGDLNGGRSPKWTLNGVQIATGLGPFTYTFSAAGTYTVNFVVLPDSVYAGSTASVVVQVMAAQTRPAISAFTASPASVPFGGTSTLAWSTSGGTSYTLSPGGGVSTPSGSLGVQPTATTTYTLSVTNGVGTTQATATVVVSPVTVTISPKPAGTSVAAGSVNTFYATLAGVGGSASQQIAWTASGGSPTSFTGPAFTWTAPATGTPVTITAASVANPAASDSFTLNAVPPATVALTTLRAAINQGESTVLNWSVSGASAQTLNGEPVEANGSRSVSPTTTTTYVLAATNAMQVQTVQTLTVKVMGILGWKRDIVYLGTREVGVVENNGTLHTTLVDSLGSPRFEVNEAGTVEGEQKYLPFGMLAWPGEKLETGKGFTGHEQTDPSGLIYMQARFYLPMYGRFASPEPARDQHFEETQSWNIYSYVRNNPITHTDPTGMFDDGVAEALATAHERIGERFGPEASRQFNNGAGTAYAAGAAATVAPYAAAEAGAGTALAAGGRWLAGRGRAIGAGLTFAGNYLIEKSGHVKDAVLRGAGAAKDGLSNLLSRGSGASFDWNRAGHIFRDAEGHVNPTTKAGQEAAAAMFQGVTQNSRNLVDSAQAVQRGLMTADAAKNGVQAFVQNTQQG